A genomic stretch from Lathyrus oleraceus cultivar Zhongwan6 chromosome 2, CAAS_Psat_ZW6_1.0, whole genome shotgun sequence includes:
- the LOC127120967 gene encoding probable mannitol dehydrogenase, whose translation MVNNIISTFRHRFGGFCVSVFEILQCHCFNLINSHIPKYKHEIVGVVTKVGSKVEKFKVGDKVGVGFMVDSCRACENCEKNLENYCPKYTPTSGATTPGGYSDSMVADELLVVRIPDELPLDAVVPLLCAGITVYSPLRCYGLDKHGLRIGVFGLGGLGRIAVKFAKAFSANVIVISTSPNKENEALEHLGADSFLISHDQEKLQI comes from the coding sequence ATGGTAAATAACATTATCAGCACCTTCCGTCACCGTTTCGGTGGTTTTTGTGTTTCTGTTTTTGAAATCCTTCAATGCCATTGCTTTAATTTGATTAATTCTCATATACCAAAATACAAGCATGAGATTGTTGGTGTTGTGACAAAGGTGGGAAGCAAAGTAGAAAAGTTCAAAGTTGGAGACAAAGTGGGTGTGGGCTTTATGGTTGATTCATGTCGAGCTTGTGAAAACTGTGAGAAAAATCTTGAGAATTACTGCCCTAAATATACTCCCACAAGCGGCGCAACCACACCCGGTGGCTACTCTGACTCCATGGTTGCAGATGAGCTCTTAGTGGTTCGCATTCCTGATGAGTTACCTCTTGATGCTGTTGTACCTCTCCTTTGTGCTGGTATCACTGTGTATAGTCCTCTTAGATGTTATGGACTAGACAAGCACGGGCTTCGTATAGGTGTTTTTGGGCTTGGCGGGCTTGGTCGCATAGCTGTGAAATTCGCAAAAGCTTTCAGTGCTAATGTTATTGTAATTAGTACATCGCCTAACAAAGAAAATGAGGCATTAGAACACTTGGGGGCGGACTCATTTCTGATAAGCCACGACCAAGAAAAGTTGCAGATATAG
- the LOC127118939 gene encoding probable mannitol dehydrogenase, producing the protein MGHDLLSTCSWAAVGSLDGIIDTVSMNHPIGPLTGLLKSHGKLVMVGAPDKPLEIPVFPLLLGRKLVAGSAIGGLKETQEMVDFAAKHSVKPDVEVILVDYVNTAFERLLKADVKYRFVIDIGNTLKPAS; encoded by the exons ATGGGGCATGACCTCCTATCCACTTGTTCCTGG GCTGCAGTTGGTTCTTTAGATGGTATCATTGATACAGTTTCGATGAATCATCCCATCGGACCTCTGACTGGATTACTGAAGTCTCATGGAAAACTTGTAATGGTTGGTGCACCAGATAAGCCTTTGGAGATTCCTGTCTTTCCTTTACTTTTGG GAAGAAAGTTGGTTGCTGGAAGTGCGATTGGAGGGTTGAAGGAGACTCAAGAGATGGTTGATTTTGCTGCTAAACACAGTGTGAAACCTGATGTTGAAGTTATTCTTGTGGATTATGTTAACACCGCATTTGAGCGACTCTTGAAAGCAGATGTCAAATATCGATTTGTGATTGACATTGGAAACACTTTGAAACCAGCTTCTTAA